One genomic window of Funiculus sociatus GB2-C1 includes the following:
- a CDS encoding Crp/Fnr family transcriptional regulator: MTASLRLFSSPAQLKQRKFARRSLLPLEPDYLWKIESGVVRTLTWLEDDTPITLGVWGTGDIAGKVLSKAEAYQIECLTLVEATLLPVKDWQQTAQLTIQHIQQFQEFMEILHSKSVDAALLRLLSWLAKKFGREIEQGQLIDLRLTHQEIAEIIGATRVTVTRLLNEFEKRGIIQRLPQHFILLHEQQPFWHYEI, translated from the coding sequence ATGACCGCCTCTTTGCGTTTATTTTCTAGTCCTGCTCAACTCAAGCAACGAAAATTTGCTCGCCGCTCTCTACTGCCCTTAGAGCCGGATTATCTTTGGAAAATCGAGTCTGGGGTGGTTCGCACCTTAACCTGGCTCGAAGACGATACGCCCATCACTCTCGGTGTATGGGGGACAGGGGATATTGCTGGTAAGGTTTTATCAAAAGCTGAGGCTTATCAAATTGAATGTCTCACACTTGTAGAAGCAACCCTCTTGCCCGTTAAAGATTGGCAACAAACTGCCCAGTTGACAATCCAACACATCCAACAATTTCAAGAATTTATGGAAATTCTCCACAGTAAATCGGTGGATGCCGCACTTTTACGCCTTTTGAGTTGGCTGGCAAAAAAGTTTGGTCGTGAAATTGAGCAAGGACAACTGATCGATTTACGATTAACTCATCAGGAAATTGCTGAAATCATCGGTGCTACCAGAGTCACCGTGACGCGACTGCTGAATGAGTTTGAGAAGCGAGGTATTATTCAACGTTTGCCTCAGCACTTCATTCTTCTGCACGAGCAACAACCGTTCTGGCATTACGAAATCTAA
- a CDS encoding GAF domain-containing protein, with the protein MLQQQNSTYNYKVGGHLPLDAPTYVVRQADFDLYEGLKTGEFCYVLNCRQMGKTSLRVRTMHKLQAEGFACAAIDLTKIGSQDITPDQWYAGVMRRLVTSFQLSDKINLQSWLRDRAFLPPVQRLSEFIEQVLLTSVSQKIVIFIDEIDNVLSLNFKTDDFFAFIRACNEYERLTFALLGVASPSDLMQDKNRTPFNIGRGIELYGFQLHEAQLLAEGLAGKISNPQEMLKAVLDWTGGQPFLTQKLCKLVLQQAEQSLLPINEIPDWVEKLVRSRIIESWEAMDEPPHLKTIRDRILRIGQRSRALLDIYQLILQRDELAFDQSPEQIELLLSGAIVKRQGKLKVCNRIYASVFNERWVNKALADMHADFMQIVATQEQKLLSMLSVMEGKTFNDILSEILGSITFKMGELLSVDRTTIFFIDEEKSELWSIIARHEDGNHPELQILSNKETKGRLTYFKKFVSTPFSFCDEPADLEADDPDNNKGYRTYNELILPLLNEQGDLVAVVQLLNKLKQPNNPQARLAERIDKYGFTQADQKQFADYAPAIRRILERCQYCYKLAQRLQASEALTEATRSLSQSSLDSEEVLGRVMDAAKKLMNADRSTLWLIDREANELWTKILFEDGSFQELRVKVGQGFAGKVAASGETLNLPFDLYDHPDSETAKKTDQKTGYRTCSLLCMPVFSPDGELLGVTQLVNKKKLGVFPEYNPDNWPEAPECFKASFDGNSEKYMQIFNSQAGVALQNAQKFASVKKEAESQQKNVVSQTLAMLNSVMDNQGFDDILDSTLRSITLKTGKSLSADRTSIFLLDEDKNEFWSIIAEADGDGSLEIRIPANKGIVGEVAARKEVINIPFDFYDDPRSDAAKEQDKKNGYRTYTMLALPLLNEQGNLVAVIQLLNKLKRFGDRTASLAERIDQQGFTEVDEERFAENAPMIQMILESFRSYHKTARGQRVAAALMAAARSVNQSSLELEEILKRVMEAAKKLMNADRSTLWILDQKAGELWTQIPFDDGSVKEFRVKVGQGYAGKVAESGEALNIPFDLYSRPDSDTAKKTDHQTGYRTCSLLCMPVFSPDGDLIGVTQLVNKRKLGDFPEYDPADGGEAPDYFQASFDESDQKYMQIFNNQAGVILQNAELFAAFKKQERSLLR; encoded by the coding sequence ATGCTTCAACAACAAAACTCAACTTATAACTATAAAGTAGGTGGACATTTACCGCTTGATGCTCCTACTTATGTAGTGCGACAGGCAGATTTTGACCTTTATGAAGGGTTGAAGACGGGGGAGTTTTGTTATGTGCTGAATTGTCGGCAGATGGGAAAAACTAGCTTGCGGGTGCGAACGATGCACAAGCTGCAAGCAGAAGGATTTGCCTGTGCAGCGATAGACTTGACGAAAATTGGTAGCCAAGATATTACGCCGGATCAGTGGTATGCAGGGGTAATGCGGCGTTTGGTGACGAGTTTCCAGCTTTCAGACAAGATTAACTTACAGAGTTGGTTGCGCGATCGCGCTTTTCTACCTCCCGTGCAGCGCTTGAGTGAATTTATTGAACAAGTGCTGCTAACATCAGTCAGCCAGAAAATTGTTATTTTTATCGACGAAATTGATAACGTCCTCAGCTTAAATTTTAAGACTGATGACTTTTTTGCGTTTATCCGCGCCTGCAATGAATACGAACGTCTAACTTTTGCCTTGCTGGGGGTGGCAAGTCCCTCTGATTTGATGCAAGACAAAAATCGTACTCCTTTCAATATTGGTCGTGGGATTGAATTATATGGTTTTCAATTACACGAAGCGCAGCTTTTAGCGGAGGGTTTAGCAGGGAAAATTAGCAATCCTCAAGAAATGCTAAAAGCTGTATTAGATTGGACGGGAGGACAGCCGTTTCTTACCCAAAAACTTTGCAAATTAGTCCTTCAACAAGCAGAGCAAAGTTTATTACCCATTAACGAAATTCCAGACTGGGTTGAGAAATTAGTGCGATCGCGGATCATCGAGAGTTGGGAAGCGATGGATGAACCACCGCATCTAAAGACGATACGCGATCGCATTCTCCGAATTGGACAGCGAAGCCGTGCGCTACTGGATATCTATCAGTTAATTTTACAACGAGATGAATTAGCATTTGACCAAAGTCCAGAACAAATCGAATTGCTACTCTCAGGAGCAATTGTCAAGCGGCAAGGGAAACTAAAGGTTTGTAATCGCATTTATGCCTCTGTATTTAACGAGAGATGGGTGAACAAGGCGTTAGCGGATATGCACGCCGACTTTATGCAAATTGTTGCCACGCAAGAACAAAAACTTCTATCTATGCTTAGCGTGATGGAAGGCAAGACATTTAATGATATTCTTTCAGAAATATTAGGTTCTATTACCTTTAAAATGGGCGAACTACTGAGCGTAGATCGCACGACAATTTTCTTTATAGATGAAGAAAAAAGTGAACTTTGGTCAATTATCGCTAGACATGAAGACGGAAATCATCCCGAGCTTCAAATTTTGTCAAATAAAGAAACGAAAGGACGGTTAACTTATTTCAAAAAATTTGTCAGCACTCCCTTTAGCTTTTGCGACGAGCCGGCTGATTTGGAAGCGGACGATCCAGACAACAATAAGGGATATCGCACCTACAACGAGTTAATTTTACCATTATTAAATGAGCAGGGAGATTTAGTTGCAGTAGTCCAATTATTGAATAAGTTAAAGCAGCCGAATAATCCGCAAGCTCGCTTAGCAGAAAGAATTGATAAATACGGCTTCACACAAGCCGATCAAAAACAGTTTGCTGACTATGCTCCGGCAATTCGACGAATTTTGGAAAGATGCCAGTATTGTTACAAATTAGCCCAAAGGCTACAAGCCTCAGAAGCACTCACAGAAGCAACGCGATCGCTATCTCAAAGCAGCCTCGATTCTGAAGAAGTCCTGGGTCGAGTTATGGATGCGGCAAAAAAACTGATGAATGCCGACCGCAGCACACTTTGGCTAATAGATCGAGAGGCAAATGAACTATGGACAAAAATTCTTTTTGAGGACGGTTCTTTTCAAGAATTGCGAGTCAAAGTAGGACAAGGTTTTGCTGGCAAAGTTGCCGCATCCGGAGAAACTTTAAATCTTCCCTTCGATCTGTACGATCACCCTGATTCGGAGACAGCCAAAAAAACGGATCAAAAGACGGGTTATCGCACTTGTAGTTTACTCTGTATGCCCGTTTTCAGTCCTGATGGGGAATTACTAGGTGTCACCCAATTAGTGAATAAAAAGAAACTAGGTGTGTTTCCAGAATATAACCCAGATAATTGGCCTGAAGCCCCCGAATGCTTCAAAGCTAGTTTTGACGGAAATAGTGAAAAATATATGCAGATTTTTAACTCTCAAGCGGGGGTTGCTCTGCAAAACGCCCAGAAATTTGCCAGCGTCAAAAAAGAGGCAGAATCTCAGCAAAAAAATGTGGTAAGTCAGACTCTGGCGATGCTCAATAGTGTCATGGATAACCAGGGTTTTGATGATATTTTGGATAGCACCTTGCGTTCGATTACTCTAAAAACAGGCAAATCTTTGAGTGCCGATCGCACGAGTATCTTTTTATTAGATGAAGATAAAAATGAATTCTGGTCAATTATCGCTGAAGCAGATGGAGATGGCTCTTTAGAAATTCGGATACCTGCCAATAAAGGAATTGTGGGCGAGGTAGCAGCCCGTAAAGAAGTTATCAATATTCCCTTTGATTTCTATGACGATCCTCGCTCTGATGCAGCAAAAGAGCAAGACAAAAAAAATGGCTATCGTACTTATACAATGTTAGCGTTGCCGCTCTTAAATGAGCAGGGTAATTTAGTCGCAGTTATTCAGTTACTCAACAAATTAAAGCGGTTTGGCGACCGGACTGCATCCTTAGCAGAAAGAATCGATCAACAGGGCTTTACGGAAGTAGATGAAGAACGATTTGCGGAAAATGCCCCGATGATTCAAATGATTTTAGAAAGCTTCCGCTCTTATCATAAAACAGCTAGAGGACAACGAGTGGCAGCCGCACTAATGGCCGCAGCTCGTTCTGTGAATCAAAGTAGTTTGGAGCTGGAAGAAATTCTCAAACGGGTGATGGAAGCAGCCAAGAAACTGATGAATGCCGACCGTAGTACTTTGTGGATTTTAGATCAAAAGGCTGGTGAATTGTGGACGCAGATTCCTTTTGACGATGGTTCTGTAAAGGAATTCCGAGTAAAAGTAGGACAAGGTTATGCTGGCAAAGTTGCCGAATCCGGAGAGGCTTTGAATATTCCTTTCGATTTATATTCTCGCCCGGATTCGGATACAGCAAAAAAGACCGATCATCAGACGGGTTATCGCACTTGTAGCTTATTATGTATGCCAGTCTTCAGTCCCGATGGTGATTTGATTGGTGTGACTCAATTAGTTAATAAAAGGAAACTGGGCGATTTTCCCGAATATGACCCGGCGGATGGAGGGGAAGCGCCCGATTATTTCCAGGCTAGTTTTGACGAGAGCGATCAAAAATATATGCAAATATTTAATAATCAAGCTGGAGTTATTCTCCAGAATGCGGAACTTTTTGCAGCATTTAAGAAACAAGAGCGATCGCTATTGAGATAA
- a CDS encoding Npun_R2479 family HD domain-containing metalloprotein, translating to MFNPTTVMIDTFVECLRAGYRRTYGGLKPDYADIIAWAGNMALENIANSDALYHNVEHTIYVTLVGQEVLRGKQIREGRVYCEDWLHAIISLLCHDIGYVKGVCLADRNSERLYATGVNGTMVSLPPGLTDASLTPYHVDRGKQFIEERFGGHKLIDAEVIKRNIELTRFPVPADEDHQDTTNFPGLIRAADLIGQMSDPRYLQKISALFYEFEETGVNKDLGYRNPGDLRRNYPKFYWNVVFPYIQTGLDFLDVTQEGKQILANLYANVFRVEYESPVAHKR from the coding sequence ATGTTTAATCCCACCACAGTGATGATTGATACCTTCGTTGAATGCCTGCGGGCTGGCTACCGCCGTACTTACGGCGGGCTCAAACCAGACTACGCCGACATCATCGCTTGGGCTGGAAACATGGCGCTGGAAAACATTGCCAACAGCGATGCCCTTTATCACAACGTCGAACACACAATTTACGTCACATTAGTGGGACAGGAAGTTTTGCGGGGGAAGCAAATTCGCGAAGGTAGAGTCTACTGCGAAGATTGGTTGCACGCCATCATTTCTTTGTTGTGCCACGATATCGGGTACGTTAAAGGCGTTTGTCTGGCTGACCGAAACAGTGAAAGACTGTATGCCACAGGTGTAAACGGCACAATGGTTTCCCTACCTCCAGGTTTAACCGATGCCAGCCTGACACCTTACCATGTGGATCGGGGAAAACAGTTTATTGAAGAGCGCTTTGGCGGTCACAAACTAATTGATGCCGAAGTGATTAAGCGCAATATCGAATTAACCCGTTTTCCTGTGCCAGCAGACGAAGATCATCAAGACACAACAAACTTTCCCGGATTAATTCGCGCCGCCGATTTAATTGGGCAAATGAGCGATCCGCGCTACTTGCAAAAAATTAGTGCCTTGTTCTACGAATTTGAAGAAACAGGAGTCAACAAAGACTTAGGCTACCGCAACCCAGGCGACTTGCGGAGAAACTACCCAAAGTTTTATTGGAATGTTGTTTTTCCCTACATTCAAACAGGGTTGGATTTCTTGGACGTGACGCAAGAGGGAAAGCAGATTTTGGCGAACCTCTACGCGAACGTGTTTCGGGTCGAGTACGAATCCCCCGTAGCTCACAAGCGTTAA
- a CDS encoding AAA-like domain-containing protein, whose amino-acid sequence MDVKEALEFTDSLICATTGKYLNDLERQVFTGSWEGKTYEDIYPIHPQYIEKDVGYKLWKKLSNALNEKVTKKNFKGAIERAIKQQRQSTEAPVIINQKSPLQEAPPNLRVFISYSAVEPDRSLAAQFYEAINAAGHTAFMATVDANDLSKPSDLPENSLDRIDTELQHCDYFLLLLSPQAAVSEMALEELRRAKELRFIHHKPIVLPIRVNCPLNLSLNHDLRGYLQGIGQLEWESPADTAIVQEVLNLLASKGEWGMKDWGDGKAKYKDIAYNVSTIQNHAMFWEESISPKIALKSKIPSPLPVAEPELPSGQVRLASAFYVERVPYEAQCYKEIFQPGALIRIKAPRQMGKTSLMARILYQAKEQGYRTVPLSFQHADTAVFTNLNQLLKWFCARISRKLRLPHQVDDYWSDTYGSKDNCTAYFEDCLLSGTESPLVLGLDEVDRVFQYPKIADDFFGLLRAWYEEAGYGGGDSDRWQQLRLVVVHSTEVYIPLNVNQSPFNVGLPIELPDFSPEQVQDLTQRHGLNGNASQIKQLMALVGGHPYLVRLALYHIAQQTITMEQLLETAPTEAGLYDDHLRRHLWNLQQHRELAAAFAKVVTADVPVELESVTAFKLHSMGLVQLQGNYVTPRFDLYRQYFSERLGKF is encoded by the coding sequence ATGGACGTTAAAGAGGCATTAGAGTTTACAGATAGCTTAATTTGTGCTACTACGGGAAAATATCTAAATGACCTCGAACGGCAAGTATTTACAGGGTCTTGGGAAGGTAAAACTTATGAAGATATTTACCCTATTCACCCTCAGTATATAGAAAAAGATGTTGGCTATAAGTTATGGAAAAAGCTATCAAATGCCTTAAATGAAAAGGTTACAAAAAAAAACTTTAAAGGAGCAATAGAACGCGCCATTAAGCAGCAGCGACAATCTACAGAAGCGCCAGTAATTATTAACCAAAAATCACCCCTACAAGAAGCACCGCCTAATTTAAGAGTCTTTATTTCCTATTCGGCTGTTGAGCCTGATCGGAGTCTGGCGGCTCAGTTTTATGAAGCTATAAATGCTGCTGGACACACAGCATTTATGGCTACTGTAGACGCAAATGATTTGTCTAAGCCCTCTGATTTACCAGAAAATTCGCTAGATCGCATTGATACGGAATTGCAGCACTGCGACTATTTTTTGTTGCTACTTTCTCCCCAAGCTGCGGTTAGTGAAATGGCACTCGAAGAGTTACGACGGGCTAAAGAGTTGCGTTTTATTCACCATAAGCCAATTGTGCTACCTATTCGCGTTAATTGTCCCTTAAATTTGTCTTTAAACCACGATTTACGCGGCTATTTGCAGGGAATTGGGCAACTTGAGTGGGAATCCCCGGCTGATACTGCAATTGTGCAAGAAGTCCTGAACCTGTTAGCAAGTAAGGGGGAATGGGGAATGAAAGATTGGGGGGATGGGAAGGCAAAGTATAAAGACATTGCATACAACGTCTCTACAATCCAAAATCACGCGATGTTTTGGGAAGAATCAATCTCCCCAAAAATCGCTTTAAAATCCAAAATCCCCTCCCCTTTACCAGTAGCAGAACCAGAGTTACCAAGCGGTCAAGTACGTTTGGCTTCGGCTTTTTATGTGGAACGAGTTCCCTATGAAGCTCAATGTTACAAGGAAATTTTTCAACCAGGGGCGCTGATTAGGATTAAAGCACCGAGACAGATGGGGAAAACTTCCCTGATGGCGAGGATTTTGTATCAGGCAAAAGAGCAGGGATATCGCACAGTTCCGTTGAGTTTTCAACACGCAGATACAGCAGTTTTTACAAACTTGAATCAACTATTAAAGTGGTTTTGCGCGCGAATTTCTCGAAAGCTGCGGCTACCGCACCAAGTTGATGATTATTGGTCTGATACTTATGGCAGTAAGGATAATTGTACTGCTTATTTTGAAGATTGTTTGTTGTCAGGAACCGAGAGTCCCCTGGTGTTAGGTTTGGATGAGGTGGATCGGGTTTTTCAATATCCGAAAATTGCCGATGATTTTTTTGGGTTGCTACGTGCTTGGTATGAGGAAGCTGGATATGGTGGTGGCGATAGCGATCGCTGGCAACAATTGCGCCTAGTTGTAGTACACTCAACGGAAGTTTATATCCCTCTGAATGTCAATCAATCGCCGTTTAATGTAGGATTGCCAATTGAGTTGCCAGATTTTAGCCCGGAACAGGTGCAAGATTTAACTCAGCGTCATGGACTGAATGGGAATGCAAGCCAGATTAAACAATTGATGGCGCTGGTGGGCGGACATCCCTATCTGGTGCGGCTGGCTCTTTATCATATCGCACAGCAGACGATTACGATGGAGCAATTGTTAGAAACTGCTCCCACAGAGGCGGGACTTTATGATGACCATTTGCGAAGACATTTGTGGAATTTACAACAACATCGAGAGTTAGCTGCTGCTTTCGCTAAGGTAGTGACAGCTGATGTACCCGTAGAATTGGAGTCAGTGACAGCATTTAAGTTGCACAGTATGGGGCTAGTACAGTTGCAGGGTAACTATGTCACGCCACGCTTCGATTTATATCGGCAATATTTTAGCGAGCGCTTGGGAAAATTTTAG
- a CDS encoding YidH family protein: MTNTTANTHSKGRQNSSRVRDHLANERTYLAWMRTAIALMGFGVVIVRLRYFQPPQIPHLGTGWKLGLIFSLVGLMTVLLSTWHYFTIRDAIDDDTYEPTGRWVVVFSLAITLLGAGVIYFVFTVPFNPTNSFTLE, encoded by the coding sequence GTGACTAATACAACTGCAAATACACACAGCAAAGGGCGACAGAATTCCTCGCGGGTGCGGGATCATTTGGCAAATGAGCGCACATACCTAGCATGGATGCGGACAGCGATCGCGCTGATGGGTTTTGGTGTTGTTATCGTGCGGCTACGCTACTTCCAACCTCCCCAAATACCTCATCTCGGCACTGGTTGGAAGTTGGGTTTAATCTTCTCCCTCGTGGGTCTGATGACAGTGTTACTCTCAACTTGGCACTATTTCACTATCCGCGATGCCATTGATGATGACACCTACGAACCGACAGGCCGTTGGGTAGTTGTGTTCAGCCTGGCGATTACACTTTTGGGTGCTGGGGTTATATATTTCGTCTTCACAGTTCCCTTTAACCCAACGAATTCTTTTACGCTTGAGTAA
- a CDS encoding abortive infection system antitoxin AbiGi family protein, whose amino-acid sequence MIEHTKNREDISRFLTHLTREYEKIEALDNLVNILKHKKIEARNIHCLFKHQIEKLDYDDDFKKYFHTVCLTETPLHQIRILTSDIKREVKLQPYGLVFLKDRLLQKAANPAIYISSNFHGLDIFLIEEFDNFFKDVDKINQEKKGKEFTDLEKKYYKKKIYYFSLINKIGDNYDFTWEREWRVNGDLEFEYTDIVAILAQDLEKFNQRCKTTIQEGKFKEIESIPIINPAWSYEDIIEQMSTKIKKLSS is encoded by the coding sequence ATGATTGAGCATACTAAAAATAGAGAAGATATTTCAAGATTTTTAACACACTTAACTAGAGAATATGAAAAAATTGAAGCCCTAGATAATCTAGTAAATATACTTAAGCATAAAAAAATTGAGGCTCGTAATATACATTGTCTTTTTAAGCATCAAATTGAAAAGCTTGACTATGATGATGACTTTAAGAAATATTTTCATACCGTATGTTTAACAGAAACTCCATTACATCAAATCCGAATATTGACATCAGACATTAAACGAGAAGTGAAGTTGCAACCCTATGGATTAGTTTTTCTAAAAGATAGACTTTTGCAAAAAGCTGCTAATCCGGCAATTTATATAAGTAGCAATTTTCATGGTTTAGATATTTTTTTAATAGAAGAGTTTGATAACTTTTTTAAAGATGTTGATAAAATCAATCAAGAAAAAAAAGGAAAGGAATTTACAGACCTTGAAAAAAAATATTATAAGAAAAAGATTTACTACTTCTCCTTAATTAATAAAATAGGGGATAACTATGATTTTACCTGGGAAAGAGAATGGCGCGTTAACGGAGATTTAGAATTTGAATATACTGATATTGTTGCAATACTAGCCCAAGACTTAGAAAAATTTAACCAGAGATGCAAAACTACTATTCAGGAAGGCAAATTTAAAGAAATCGAAAGTATACCTATAATAAATCCAGCGTGGAGTTATGAAGATATTATTGAACAAATGTCTACGAAAATAAAGAAATTATCTTCATAA
- the cysK gene encoding cysteine synthase A: MRIANNVTELVGNTPLVQLNRLPQEQGCLARIVVKLESMNPAGSVKDRIGVSMIQKAEEAGLIQPGKTVLIEPTSGNTGIALAMVAAAKGYPLILAMPDTMSLERQRMLKAYGAKLELTPGAEGMRGAIARAEEIVATTPNSYMPQQFRNPANPQIHAETTAEEIWADTDGEVDILVSGVGTGGTITGVAEVIKQRKPSFQAVAVEPITSRVLSGGKPGGHKIQGIGAGFIPEVLRKELIDEIVTVSDEEAMYYSRRLAREEGLLSGISTGAALSAAIQIGRRVENEGRLIVMVQPSYGERYLSTPLFQELEHLEAASVR; encoded by the coding sequence ATGCGAATTGCTAATAATGTCACGGAATTGGTTGGGAATACGCCTCTGGTTCAGCTGAATCGACTACCCCAAGAACAAGGGTGTCTAGCGAGAATCGTCGTGAAGCTGGAGAGTATGAACCCAGCAGGTTCTGTTAAAGACCGCATCGGTGTGAGCATGATTCAAAAAGCTGAGGAAGCTGGGCTAATTCAGCCTGGTAAAACGGTTTTAATTGAACCAACTTCAGGAAATACTGGCATTGCCTTAGCGATGGTGGCGGCGGCTAAAGGCTACCCTTTGATTTTGGCAATGCCAGATACGATGAGCCTGGAACGGCAGAGAATGCTAAAAGCATATGGTGCCAAACTGGAACTGACACCTGGAGCTGAAGGGATGAGGGGCGCGATCGCTCGTGCTGAAGAAATTGTAGCGACAACACCTAATTCTTATATGCCGCAACAGTTTCGCAACCCAGCCAATCCCCAAATCCACGCCGAAACAACAGCCGAGGAAATTTGGGCTGATACTGATGGTGAAGTGGATATTCTGGTATCTGGGGTTGGTACTGGTGGCACAATTACTGGTGTTGCTGAGGTAATTAAACAGCGAAAACCGAGTTTTCAGGCCGTTGCTGTGGAACCAATCACCAGCCGCGTTCTCTCTGGAGGTAAGCCGGGAGGTCACAAGATTCAAGGAATTGGGGCTGGGTTTATCCCGGAAGTTCTGCGAAAAGAGCTGATTGATGAAATTGTCACCGTCTCGGATGAGGAGGCGATGTATTATAGTCGGCGGCTGGCTAGAGAAGAGGGGTTGCTCTCAGGTATCTCTACAGGAGCAGCTTTAAGTGCGGCAATTCAGATTGGAAGACGTGTAGAGAATGAAGGCCGTTTGATTGTAATGGTGCAACCGAGTTATGGCGAACGTTACCTAAGTACGCCATTATTCCAAGAACTAGAACACTTGGAGGCTGCCTCTGTTCGTTAA
- a CDS encoding DUF4058 family protein — MPSPFPGVDPYLENPELWAEVHHRLITAIAIAIAPSLRPKYRVAIEKRIYLSDVKDSDLVMIPDVTVFSKPSSNNQSQSTATLTSPREPITVKLPIPEETREGYLEIREVGTGEVITVIEILSPKNKRAGVGRNLYETKRQQVLTSATHLVEIDLLRGGKPMPVEREIQADYRILVSRSVRRPAAHLYAFTVREEIPSFPLPLQPGDAEVQVELQALLSEVYDQAGFDLTVDYTQPAIPPLKGEDAAWADDLLREKGLR, encoded by the coding sequence ATGCCTTCTCCATTTCCAGGGGTAGATCCATACTTAGAAAATCCTGAATTGTGGGCTGAGGTACATCATCGGTTAATTACCGCGATCGCCATTGCCATAGCACCCTCTCTTCGTCCTAAATATCGCGTAGCAATTGAAAAGCGGATTTATTTAAGTGATGTAAAAGATAGCGACTTGGTAATGATTCCCGATGTAACGGTATTCTCCAAGCCTTCATCCAACAATCAATCTCAATCAACCGCAACGCTTACCTCCCCCCGCGAACCGATAACAGTAAAACTACCAATCCCTGAAGAAACCAGGGAAGGTTACTTAGAAATTAGAGAAGTAGGAACGGGTGAGGTGATTACTGTTATAGAAATCCTTTCTCCTAAAAATAAACGCGCCGGAGTTGGACGAAACTTGTATGAAACTAAGCGACAACAAGTTCTAACAAGCGCCACCCACCTAGTAGAAATTGACTTACTCAGAGGCGGAAAACCAATGCCAGTCGAGAGGGAGATTCAGGCGGATTATCGAATTTTAGTAAGTCGAAGCGTTCGCCGTCCAGCAGCTCATTTGTATGCTTTTACTGTACGAGAAGAAATTCCCTCCTTCCCTTTACCTTTACAACCAGGGGATGCAGAAGTGCAAGTGGAATTACAAGCTTTGTTAAGTGAGGTGTATGACCAAGCGGGATTTGATTTAACAGTGGATTATACTCAGCCTGCGATACCACCTTTGAAGGGAGAGGATGCTGCTTGGGCTGATGATTTGTTGCGAGAAAAAGGATTGCGGTGA